A part of Haliotis asinina isolate JCU_RB_2024 chromosome 10, JCU_Hal_asi_v2, whole genome shotgun sequence genomic DNA contains:
- the LOC137298742 gene encoding solute carrier family 49 member 4 homolog, whose translation MEYVSKSEPVLNSKMGEPEDHLSPLEENRALNGHSTAYSKVSHENSPLLDSLGNIQCYKQRWYVLTVFSYAALLQTATWNTFGPIAQSAKAVFGWSDANVGMLSNWGNILFVVFMFPMAWLMDVKGLRVSMLLCAVTMVLMTAIRCITSKPAPATWLINIAAMINGLASTVPFAGPALLSVTWFPPKERATATAVSAIFSLIVWSLLYLLYLVSTGPLFVPQPDELPMNMTYVLTTSSSRLVNSSGFSLTPAANISEVRGGIMRLMYTECAACVLLLVMVVVYFPAKPPSPPSLTASIERTSYLRGIKGLFTNKDFWMIMLAFSVPTGVYMAFGTVLDVVLNSVHVTQEHAGWIGFYSTMGACVAALLLSRVADLYLPHLKKKMLLVLFVLATTATLWFVLIRLSVIPFSMASLYLSSILMGVFISASIPLFYELGCEASYPIAEGVTVGVLTLANNLTGVVFLSVMQIPGIGVGWMDWVILGSVAVALPLLLLFQENYTRSGIDRKESIVPAASIDANTKAD comes from the exons ATGGAATACGTCAGTAAATCAGAACCTGTACTGAATAGCAAGATGGGCGAGCCTGAAGACCATTTATCTCCTTTAGAGGAAAACAGGGCACTTAATGGTCACTCCACTGCATATTCTAAGGTATCACATGAAAACTCACCCTTGCTGGACTCCCTAGGGAACATCCAGTGCTACAAGCAAAGGTGGTATGTATTGACCGTGTTCTCCTATGCTGCACTTCTTCAGACAGCCACGTGGAACACTTTCGGACCTATTGCTCAGTCAGCTAAGGCTGTGTTCGGGTGGTCGGATGCCAATGTAGGCATGTTGAGCAACTGGGGTAATATCCTGTTCGTTGTATTCATGTTTCCGATGGCCTGGTTGATGGATGTTAAAG GACTTCGGGTATCCATGTTGTTGTGCGCCGTGACGATGGTGTTGATGACGGCCATACGATGCATCACCAGTAAACCAGCACCAGCGACATG GTTGATAAACATCGCAGCGATGATAAATGGTTTGGCTAGCACGGTGCCATTCGCTGGCCCCGCCCTCCTGTCAGTCACGTGGTTTCCCCCAAAGGAGAGGGCCACTGCAACAGCCGTGTCGGCTATCTTCAGCTTG ATAGTTTGGTCTCTGTTATATCTTCTCTACCTTGTGTCCACAGGGCCGCTGTTTGTGCCTCAACCGGACGAACTACCCATGAACATGACCTACGTTCTAACTACAAG TTCGTCACGTCTTGTCAACTCCAGTGGGTTTAGTCTGACGCCAGCCGCTAACATATCCGAGGTGAGAGGCGGCATCATGagactcatgtatacag AATGTGCTGCCTGTGTCCTGCTGCTGGTCATGGTGGTGGTGTACTTCCCCGCCAAACCTCCGTCTCCCCCAAGTCTCACAGCTTCCATAGAGAGGACAAGCTACCTGCGAGGGATCAAAGGACTGTTCAC GAATAAAGACTTCTGGATGATAATGCTGGCCTTTAGTGTCCCAACAGGAGTCTACATGGCATTTGGGACTGTACTGGATGTGGTGCTGAACAGTGTCCATGTAACACAG GAACATGCTGGTTGGATTGGCTTTTACTCCACAATGGGCGCTTGTGTAGCTGCGCTGCTTTTGTCCAG GGTCGCCGATCTATATCTGCCGCATTTGAAGAAAAAGATGCTGTTGGTCCTATTCGTCTTAGCAACAACCGCCACGCTGTGGTTTGTCCTAATCCGTCTGTCTGTCATCCCCTTTAGTATGG CCTCGCTGTACCTGTCCTCCATCTTGATGGGAGTCTTCATCAGTGCTTCTATACCTCTGTTCTACGAGCTTGGGTGTGAGGCGTCTTATCCAATTGCTGAGGGCGTAACGGTCGGTGTTCTCACCCTGGCTAACAACTTGACAGGTGTCGTCTTTCTGTCTGTCATGCAGATTCCAGGAATAG GTGTTGGATGGATGGACTGGGTCATCCTGGGGTCTGTAGCAGTTGCACTTCCCCTACTTCTGTTATTCCAAGAGAACTATACTCGGAGTGGCATTGACAGAAAAGAAAGCATTGTTCCTGCTGCGTCGATTGATGCCAACACTAAAGCTGATTAA